From Pseudanabaena sp. PCC 6802, one genomic window encodes:
- a CDS encoding response regulator, whose translation MPEVNSLPTSEAALSPIDLAEAQLQQELRSMFDVDTQTYLHDYMSLAQQLKAPSWTADIQELYRCIHTIKGGAVTVGADGILYVATVLEDLLSDLRYLQIAPPLEDGQLSQVLLEAGELLTGSLQVQAVGEQALAVVQPSVDRIATLRQIVQQVYLPDSNERTQLFHEFAEQGFDLVVLNLEMAVEQLGDRGKVPNATLKIAKQTLQQLLQIGKDLEFEPGWTKLLRRSQSLLSHPENDFWQAKWPPYLRLLKDCARKGGKLSASVAQKLGVSAPSAPTPVTEVTAQPDVIPSSSDRDQPSDFAIASPIPSRALEPAAIPTSTSTVNPDVSAADVLDWSQPTKQQDKAAELAAKAQIPVPLERLDRSAQYLVSTLLSTRSSQGSYQALELQLVKLVALAQDSAEYITRLRQLQDDYALLTDTEPGKIGESTPTLERYRQGYSIVNRLLETSLRLSELGAEVTASARQTSDNLQQLERNVLNLQQTVEESRLIPFRILGLRARGILRDLVTRFGKPAQLVIEGEQIELDAGTSQTLEPILLHLIRNAYDHGLESASDRANAGKPSQGTITVALKRQGNSYLLDVKDDGIGMDPAKIRAIAQSKRLPLTRTDTPADILAVICQSGFSSQSTVSDISGRGVGMDVVATQITRLGGRLSLNTTLGAGTTFNMQIPVPQLLVRCVLVRAGDRTFAIPTDEIITTTLWGNLSTAPTLDRQLAYGWQVELEGVTMPALDLLEYWQEGVVAHAPTATSICLRVRSSAIAAGTSQRDAWLVADDLLGQDDILISPLPHPLVAPVGMMGVSLQSNGSLIPVLEPNLLAEYLLSNTAKESAIAAPASTAAIASPQVPVEQKAPSTAPLTQTILVVDDAALMRRRMEASLTAYGFTVQTCNDGLDAWNWLQNHNYPAIVITDIEMPGMDGFTLIDRCRRNDMNFPILVISSRLSEEWSNEAKRLGATDYLTKGFATSELIDKVNAYLKG comes from the coding sequence ATGCCTGAAGTAAATTCCCTACCTACATCCGAGGCTGCACTTAGCCCCATAGACCTAGCTGAGGCACAGTTACAGCAAGAGCTGCGCAGTATGTTTGATGTAGATACGCAAACGTATCTACATGACTACATGAGTCTCGCCCAACAACTCAAAGCACCATCATGGACCGCCGATATCCAGGAGCTATACCGCTGCATTCATACCATCAAAGGCGGGGCCGTAACCGTGGGAGCCGATGGGATTCTCTACGTTGCCACCGTATTGGAAGATTTACTCTCAGATTTGCGCTACTTGCAGATTGCGCCTCCCCTTGAAGATGGCCAACTTTCCCAAGTGCTGTTAGAAGCAGGAGAGCTATTGACCGGCAGCCTGCAAGTGCAAGCAGTAGGGGAGCAAGCCCTAGCCGTAGTGCAGCCCAGTGTAGATCGCATCGCAACGCTGCGTCAGATCGTTCAACAGGTTTACCTGCCAGATTCCAACGAACGTACCCAGTTATTCCACGAATTTGCCGAACAAGGGTTCGATCTGGTGGTGTTGAACCTGGAGATGGCAGTCGAACAACTGGGCGATCGCGGCAAAGTCCCAAATGCCACGCTTAAAATTGCCAAGCAGACCCTCCAGCAACTCCTGCAAATTGGTAAAGACTTAGAGTTTGAACCTGGCTGGACGAAACTCCTGCGGCGCAGCCAGAGCTTGCTGAGCCACCCAGAAAATGACTTCTGGCAAGCTAAATGGCCACCCTACCTGCGCTTGCTAAAAGATTGCGCTCGCAAGGGCGGGAAACTATCAGCATCTGTAGCTCAAAAACTAGGGGTTTCAGCCCCTTCTGCTCCCACACCTGTTACAGAAGTCACAGCGCAGCCTGATGTCATTCCCAGTTCTTCCGATCGCGACCAGCCGAGCGATTTTGCGATCGCCTCGCCCATTCCGTCGCGCGCTCTTGAACCTGCTGCTATCCCTACCAGTACCAGCACCGTTAACCCTGATGTCAGTGCTGCTGACGTGCTGGATTGGAGCCAACCAACCAAGCAACAGGACAAAGCAGCGGAGTTGGCGGCTAAAGCCCAGATCCCCGTACCCCTGGAAAGACTAGATCGCTCGGCACAGTACCTGGTCTCAACCTTGCTATCTACCCGTTCTAGTCAGGGTTCGTATCAAGCTCTAGAGTTGCAGTTGGTTAAGCTAGTAGCACTAGCCCAAGACAGTGCCGAATATATTACGCGGCTGCGTCAGTTGCAAGATGACTATGCCCTACTAACCGATACCGAGCCAGGTAAGATCGGTGAATCTACACCAACCTTAGAGCGCTACCGTCAAGGTTACTCGATTGTCAACCGCTTGTTGGAAACCAGCTTGCGTCTGTCAGAGTTGGGAGCTGAGGTCACCGCATCGGCGCGGCAAACTTCAGATAACCTGCAACAGCTAGAACGCAATGTTTTGAACTTACAACAGACTGTAGAAGAAAGTCGCCTGATTCCTTTCAGAATCCTGGGATTGCGTGCTAGAGGTATTCTACGGGATTTAGTCACTCGCTTTGGCAAACCTGCCCAATTAGTAATAGAAGGCGAGCAAATCGAATTGGATGCCGGCACTTCCCAAACCCTGGAGCCAATTCTACTGCACCTGATTCGCAATGCTTACGATCACGGATTAGAATCGGCGAGCGATCGCGCCAATGCTGGCAAGCCATCACAAGGTACGATTACAGTTGCGCTCAAACGGCAGGGAAATTCCTATTTACTCGATGTCAAAGATGACGGTATCGGTATGGATCCCGCCAAAATTCGCGCGATCGCCCAATCGAAACGATTGCCGCTGACCCGTACCGATACCCCTGCCGACATCCTGGCTGTAATTTGTCAATCGGGATTTAGTTCTCAAAGCACGGTTAGCGACATATCAGGGCGCGGTGTGGGCATGGATGTAGTTGCTACTCAAATTACTCGCCTTGGCGGTCGTTTGAGCCTTAACACCACTCTAGGAGCAGGTACGACATTTAACATGCAAATTCCCGTACCGCAACTGCTCGTGCGGTGCGTGTTGGTACGGGCAGGCGATCGCACGTTTGCCATCCCCACCGATGAAATAATTACCACAACTCTGTGGGGCAACCTCTCAACTGCTCCTACCCTCGATCGACAGCTTGCCTATGGCTGGCAGGTCGAGCTAGAAGGAGTCACAATGCCAGCGCTTGACTTGTTGGAATATTGGCAAGAAGGAGTTGTTGCCCATGCTCCTACTGCAACGTCAATCTGTCTGCGCGTGCGCTCTTCTGCAATTGCTGCTGGCACCAGTCAGCGAGATGCCTGGCTAGTTGCCGACGATCTGCTAGGACAAGACGATATTCTGATTAGCCCGCTACCGCATCCACTAGTTGCACCAGTGGGGATGATGGGAGTTAGCTTGCAGTCTAATGGCAGTTTGATCCCAGTATTGGAACCTAATCTACTGGCAGAGTATTTATTATCCAACACTGCCAAAGAGAGCGCGATCGCTGCACCTGCATCTACCGCCGCGATCGCATCTCCCCAGGTTCCGGTAGAGCAAAAAGCTCCAAGCACGGCACCGTTAACTCAAACCATCCTTGTCGTCGATGATGCTGCTTTAATGAGAAGGCGGATGGAAGCTAGCTTAACTGCCTATGGCTTTACCGTTCAGACCTGTAATGATGGCTTAGATGCCTGGAACTGGCTCCAAAATCATAACTACCCTGCAATTGTCATTACCGATATTGAGATGCCTGGGATGGATGGATTTACGCTCATAGATCGCTGTCGCCGCAACGACATGAACTTCCCCATTCTCGTTATTTCGTCGCGGTTATCGGAGGAGTGGAGCAACGAAGCAAAACGTCTGGGAGCAACGGACTATCTTACTAAGGGATTTGCCACATCTGAACTGATCGATAAAGTAAACGCATATCTCAAAGGTTAA
- a CDS encoding methyl-accepting chemotaxis protein, whose product MTTTSSPTSLQIDDLEPSSIEATPSQADESQMEDRDRPARSSKRSFWSSIRIKATLAAIAIGTLPVVATGAIGYYYANKSITAQIDRAEISRAVDLSEKLNRFMYDRYGDIQIMADLQMFKDPKIGAITSPQNKQAALNRFLDAYLIYDSIAVFDLEGNVIAQTIGEPLGNHKDQKYFQEALKSFNPVASDPEISKSTGKVSIHLAAPIKEQATGKTIAIVRARIPINRLEEITKGFGIKGEELHVIDSTGKFFLADEKDQIGRKAADDFAGLSTLQSQSKAGSLITVDKLDNAKQLIAYAPTVKLPGAPGLNWGTLIATDTDVAFAPQRQLLTTLLLGTGLTALVVAAIAAYLARRVTRPIIDTTQAMQKVGMGDLDTRVDVKGEDEIAVLGDNLNQMTSRIKALLEEAQTSNQTIELQTQMLQESEALQSDVGQILDVVSALEDGDLTVQAEVSDRATGLVSDTLNRLIEELATVMSTVLSTAQQVTKSADDLKQLSTTATQQIEQQAQSVGQVQALMTNVTDLTQNTVQQVVASEEAVQDAQMAVAQGQTEIAAMAKAIGFLQQNTEQIVRRSQLLTDYVTLASQFSNDQKKVAAMTRVLALNASMVATRASDERDPEQFASIAREFETLATQVNDLATQTNQSLIVLQQRTDQIQTVVSGVSQDVQDISSSVGQFTQNVDRSRQVFEIIKSVTERVAEAEQELAQSSQAIATAAQTTLGAVENIAVAATKTELQSRLTREQAEWMDKLAYTLLERVQFFRLPSKMVGSEMETEFLMVSTGNPEPEINGSERSPERNMPIEVLNGDISYREWITAKQA is encoded by the coding sequence ATGACAACAACTTCTTCACCTACATCTTTGCAAATCGACGATCTGGAGCCTTCTTCAATAGAAGCAACTCCATCTCAAGCAGATGAATCTCAAATGGAAGATCGCGATCGCCCCGCCCGATCGAGTAAACGCTCTTTCTGGTCGAGCATTCGGATCAAAGCTACACTGGCGGCGATCGCGATTGGTACTCTACCTGTAGTTGCGACTGGGGCGATCGGCTACTACTATGCCAACAAATCAATTACTGCACAGATCGATCGAGCTGAGATAAGTCGTGCGGTAGATCTGTCAGAAAAGCTAAATCGCTTTATGTATGACCGCTACGGTGATATCCAAATCATGGCAGATTTGCAAATGTTCAAAGATCCCAAAATAGGGGCAATCACCTCACCCCAGAACAAGCAAGCTGCACTGAATCGGTTCCTTGACGCTTATCTTATCTATGACAGCATTGCAGTGTTTGACCTAGAAGGTAATGTAATTGCCCAAACAATCGGTGAACCTCTAGGCAACCACAAAGACCAGAAGTACTTTCAGGAAGCCCTCAAAAGCTTTAATCCCGTCGCTAGCGATCCGGAGATCTCAAAATCTACTGGCAAAGTGTCTATCCACTTAGCAGCACCAATTAAAGAACAAGCAACGGGTAAGACGATCGCCATAGTCCGCGCTCGTATCCCAATTAACCGATTAGAAGAGATTACCAAGGGATTTGGCATTAAAGGTGAGGAACTGCATGTTATAGATAGTACAGGCAAGTTTTTCTTAGCTGATGAAAAGGATCAAATAGGGAGAAAGGCGGCTGACGACTTTGCGGGCTTGAGTACGTTACAAAGCCAGAGTAAGGCAGGCAGTTTGATTACTGTTGACAAACTTGATAATGCCAAACAACTGATTGCCTATGCACCTACCGTCAAGCTGCCAGGTGCACCGGGACTAAATTGGGGTACTTTAATTGCAACTGATACAGATGTTGCTTTTGCGCCGCAACGGCAGTTGCTGACTACGCTGCTGCTGGGAACTGGTCTAACTGCGTTAGTTGTCGCAGCGATCGCCGCCTATCTAGCCCGTCGAGTCACGCGCCCAATCATCGATACCACGCAGGCTATGCAGAAAGTGGGAATGGGAGATCTCGATACGCGAGTAGATGTCAAAGGTGAGGATGAAATCGCGGTGTTGGGCGATAACCTCAATCAGATGACCAGCCGGATTAAAGCCCTCCTGGAGGAAGCCCAAACTAGTAACCAAACCATCGAACTGCAAACTCAGATGTTACAAGAGAGCGAAGCTTTGCAATCTGACGTTGGGCAGATTCTGGACGTGGTGTCCGCTCTAGAAGACGGAGACCTGACAGTGCAGGCTGAAGTCAGCGATCGCGCTACGGGTCTAGTATCCGACACGCTCAACCGCCTGATTGAAGAACTCGCCACAGTGATGTCAACCGTGTTATCTACGGCACAGCAGGTCACCAAAAGTGCTGATGACTTGAAGCAACTGTCTACCACTGCCACGCAACAGATAGAACAACAGGCTCAATCCGTGGGACAGGTGCAAGCCTTGATGACAAACGTCACGGATCTTACCCAAAATACCGTACAACAAGTTGTAGCATCTGAAGAAGCAGTACAAGACGCACAGATGGCTGTTGCCCAAGGGCAAACAGAGATCGCTGCGATGGCAAAAGCGATCGGCTTCCTCCAACAAAACACCGAGCAAATTGTGCGACGGTCGCAACTGCTGACTGACTACGTAACCTTAGCCAGCCAGTTTTCCAACGACCAGAAAAAGGTGGCTGCTATGACTCGCGTATTGGCGCTCAACGCTTCCATGGTGGCAACTCGCGCCTCTGACGAACGCGATCCCGAACAATTTGCCAGCATTGCTCGCGAATTTGAAACCCTGGCGACTCAGGTCAACGACCTGGCAACCCAAACCAACCAGAGTTTGATCGTCCTGCAACAGCGCACGGATCAAATCCAAACAGTGGTATCTGGGGTCAGCCAGGACGTACAAGATATCAGTAGCTCTGTAGGTCAGTTTACGCAGAACGTAGACCGCTCCCGCCAGGTATTTGAAATTATCAAATCTGTAACCGAGCGAGTGGCTGAAGCAGAACAAGAGTTAGCCCAGTCTTCGCAAGCGATCGCCACCGCCGCCCAGACTACGCTGGGTGCTGTCGAAAATATTGCGGTTGCTGCTACAAAAACCGAACTCCAGTCTCGCCTTACCCGCGAACAAGCTGAGTGGATGGATAAACTGGCTTACACCTTGTTAGAGAGGGTGCAGTTCTTCCGTCTACCATCAAAAATGGTCGGTTCTGAGATGGAAACAGAATTCCTTATGGTTTCAACTGGCAATCCGGAACCTGAAATAAATGGGAGCGAGCGATCGCCTGAAAGAAATATGCCAATAGAAGTTCTAAATGGAGACATCAGTTATCGCGAATGGATAACTGCCAAGCAAGCCTAA
- the purB gene encoding adenylosuccinate lyase: protein MIERYTLPEMGRLWTERHKYQTWLDVEIAVCEASAELGYIPAAAVDEIKAKAQFDPQRIAEIEAEVRHDIIAFLTNVNEHVGDAGRYIHLGLTSSDVLDTALALQMVHSLNLILEQVEVLVQAIRYQAQQHRYTIMAGRTHGIHAEPITFGFKLAGWLAEVLRHRDRLVNLSKSVAVGKISGAVGTYANVDPRLEAIACQKLGLKPDCASTQVISRDRHAEFLQVLALLTASIERFAVEIRNLQRTDVLEVEEFFAAGQKGSSAMPHKRNPIRSERLTGMARVVRGYATTALENVALWHERDISHSAAERVILPDACILSHFMLSEITDLVKHLLVHTHNMERNLNCYGGVVFSQQVLLALVNKGLSREDSYAIVQKCAHQAWNKPEGNFRDLISNDERVNQLLSAEELRSCFDPQKHMKNLDQIYQRLGI, encoded by the coding sequence TTGATAGAGCGATATACTTTACCGGAAATGGGTCGGCTGTGGACTGAGCGCCACAAATATCAAACCTGGCTTGATGTTGAAATTGCTGTCTGCGAGGCAAGTGCGGAACTGGGATACATCCCAGCCGCAGCGGTAGATGAAATTAAGGCAAAAGCACAGTTCGATCCCCAAAGAATTGCCGAAATTGAGGCAGAAGTGCGCCATGATATCATTGCCTTCCTCACTAACGTGAACGAACATGTGGGGGATGCGGGGCGCTACATTCATCTGGGTCTAACTAGTTCCGATGTTCTGGATACGGCCCTGGCATTACAAATGGTACATAGCCTCAATCTTATTCTGGAACAAGTAGAGGTTCTGGTACAGGCAATTCGCTATCAGGCGCAGCAGCATCGCTACACGATTATGGCCGGACGTACGCATGGTATCCACGCGGAGCCGATTACGTTTGGGTTTAAGCTAGCGGGGTGGCTGGCTGAGGTACTGCGCCACCGCGATCGCCTGGTTAACCTGTCTAAAAGTGTGGCAGTGGGAAAGATCTCCGGGGCGGTGGGTACCTATGCCAATGTCGATCCGCGCCTTGAGGCGATCGCCTGCCAAAAACTCGGGCTAAAGCCGGATTGCGCCTCTACACAGGTGATTTCCCGCGATCGCCATGCGGAGTTTTTGCAAGTATTAGCCCTACTAACGGCATCGATCGAGCGCTTTGCGGTCGAGATCCGCAACCTCCAGCGCACGGATGTCCTGGAAGTAGAAGAATTTTTTGCCGCCGGACAAAAGGGTTCTTCGGCAATGCCGCACAAGCGCAATCCCATCCGCTCGGAGCGCTTGACGGGAATGGCGAGGGTGGTGAGGGGCTATGCCACCACTGCTTTAGAAAATGTGGCACTCTGGCACGAGCGGGATATTTCTCACAGTGCGGCGGAACGGGTGATCTTGCCCGATGCCTGCATCCTCAGTCACTTTATGCTGTCCGAGATAACGGATCTGGTCAAACATCTGCTAGTACACACTCACAATATGGAGCGCAATCTCAACTGCTATGGTGGTGTGGTCTTCAGCCAGCAAGTCTTACTTGCCCTGGTTAACAAGGGTTTGAGTCGGGAAGATAGCTACGCGATCGTGCAAAAGTGCGCCCACCAGGCCTGGAATAAGCCGGAAGGAAACTTCCGCGACCTAATTAGTAACGACGAGCGAGTTAATCAGTTACTTTCTGCCGAGGAACTGCGATCGTGCTTCGATCCGCAGAAGCATATGAAAAACCTGGATCAAATCTACCAACGTTTGGGCATATGA
- a CDS encoding methyl-accepting chemotaxis protein, with protein MTTTSPKPTALTPTDLEPSLAGIEQSQIEKQSQADNRDRSARSSKRSFWSSIRIKATLAAIAIGTLPVVATGAIAYYFANQSVSTQISRAETERAQELSTRLSSFMFERYGDIQIMSSLPILRDPKVREIISQKNKQEALDRFVEAYRVYDSIAVFDLEGNLIVQSQGTPLDNHKDRDYFQAALKSSAPVISQPSISKSSGKLVIHFATVVKEQGTDKVIAVVRSRMPVSALDEIVKGFESESEEFHVFDASGKFFIAKEQEQLRRSAIDDFRGLSVLKTQKQAGSFVTVDKIDNAEQLVSYAPIAQIPNFPDLQWGTVLAIDTNVAYAPQRQLLTTLLIGTGITVLLVAAIAAYLARRVTRPILDTTQAMQKVGMGDLDTRVEVQGEDEIALLGDNLNQMTNRIKALLEEAQASNQTIELQTQMLQESEAVQSDVGHILDVVSALEGGDLTVQAEVSDRATGLVSDTLNRLIEELAQTLGQVLQTARQVTAGAKNLEDMNGIVANNSDAQSQSIAEVLNLTEDVEKIAKEALENVIKTNQSLLAARSAVEKGQVSISSLSHGFELLQQGMGAISVRTKELEAFVNLADRFAQEQSQVASMTQMLSLSADQLGAKALAQKDPQEFRKSGLEFKAIANQIGELSKQAFAGLSGLKQQSTEVHELISAVNKEVRDLAQLVASFDTIVTESNQAFHNVQTTTEQVVQVGDAVGQSSQKIVETSQSTAQAMRNIAQLAERTAQLTQTTQAQSESMGNLSEQLLTRMQFFRLPEEAIEQAEISHT; from the coding sequence ATGACGACAACTTCTCCAAAGCCTACCGCACTAACTCCAACCGATCTAGAGCCATCTCTAGCAGGAATCGAACAGTCTCAAATAGAAAAGCAATCTCAAGCAGATAATCGCGATCGCTCCGCTCGATCGAGTAAACGCTCTTTCTGGTCGAGCATTCGGATCAAAGCTACACTGGCGGCGATCGCCATTGGCACTCTACCTGTAGTTGCGACTGGAGCGATCGCCTACTACTTTGCCAACCAATCGGTTTCCACCCAAATTAGCCGCGCTGAAACAGAACGCGCTCAAGAATTATCTACCAGGTTGAGCAGCTTCATGTTCGAGCGCTATGGGGATATTCAGATTATGTCTAGCCTCCCGATCTTGAGAGACCCCAAAGTCAGAGAGATTATATCTCAAAAAAACAAACAGGAAGCGCTGGATCGCTTTGTGGAAGCCTATCGAGTTTATGACAGCATTGCCGTGTTCGACCTCGAAGGCAATCTCATTGTCCAATCTCAAGGCACGCCGCTGGACAATCACAAAGACCGCGATTACTTTCAGGCTGCCCTCAAGAGTTCTGCTCCTGTTATCAGTCAGCCCTCGATCTCAAAATCTTCTGGTAAGTTGGTCATCCACTTTGCTACTGTAGTCAAGGAGCAGGGCACAGATAAAGTCATCGCTGTAGTTCGTTCTCGTATGCCAGTGAGCGCTTTAGATGAAATTGTCAAAGGATTTGAAAGTGAATCTGAAGAGTTTCACGTCTTTGATGCTAGTGGCAAGTTTTTCATCGCCAAGGAACAAGAACAACTTCGTAGAAGCGCAATCGATGACTTTCGTGGTTTGAGTGTGTTGAAGACGCAAAAGCAGGCGGGTAGCTTCGTCACAGTTGATAAGATCGATAATGCCGAACAACTGGTTTCCTATGCACCCATTGCCCAGATTCCCAACTTTCCCGATTTGCAATGGGGTACGGTGCTTGCAATTGATACAAATGTTGCCTATGCACCGCAACGGCAATTACTGACTACGCTACTAATCGGTACTGGTATAACGGTCTTGCTGGTGGCAGCGATCGCCGCTTATCTAGCTCGCCGAGTCACGCGACCGATTCTCGATACCACGCAAGCCATGCAGAAGGTGGGTATGGGAGATCTCGATACCCGAGTCGAGGTGCAGGGCGAAGATGAAATCGCGCTGTTGGGAGATAACCTCAACCAGATGACCAACCGGATTAAAGCCCTGCTGGAGGAAGCCCAGGCCAGCAACCAGACCATCGAACTGCAAACTCAAATGTTGCAAGAGAGCGAGGCTGTGCAATCTGACGTTGGACATATCCTGGATGTGGTATCGGCGCTAGAAGGGGGAGACCTGACCGTACAGGCTGAAGTCAGCGATCGCGCCACGGGTCTTGTATCTGACACGCTCAACCGCCTGATCGAAGAATTAGCCCAAACCCTAGGGCAGGTACTGCAAACCGCCCGGCAGGTGACCGCAGGTGCCAAGAACCTGGAAGATATGAACGGCATCGTGGCAAACAACTCAGATGCACAGTCACAGTCGATCGCTGAGGTATTAAACCTGACTGAAGATGTAGAAAAGATCGCCAAAGAAGCATTGGAGAACGTGATTAAAACAAACCAGTCACTGCTCGCTGCCCGCAGTGCTGTGGAAAAAGGGCAAGTCTCCATCAGTAGCCTTAGCCACGGGTTTGAACTATTGCAGCAGGGGATGGGCGCAATTAGCGTACGCACTAAAGAGCTGGAAGCATTCGTCAACCTGGCCGATCGCTTTGCCCAGGAACAAAGTCAGGTGGCTTCTATGACGCAGATGCTATCGCTGAGTGCCGACCAGCTTGGTGCTAAAGCCCTAGCACAAAAAGATCCGCAGGAATTCCGCAAATCCGGCTTGGAGTTCAAAGCGATCGCCAATCAGATTGGCGAGTTGTCTAAACAAGCATTTGCCGGACTATCTGGGCTAAAACAACAATCGACGGAAGTGCACGAACTCATTTCTGCTGTTAACAAGGAAGTGAGGGATCTGGCTCAACTAGTTGCCAGTTTCGACACGATTGTAACTGAATCTAACCAGGCTTTTCATAACGTGCAAACTACAACTGAGCAAGTAGTGCAAGTAGGTGATGCCGTGGGACAATCCAGTCAAAAGATTGTGGAAACTTCCCAGTCAACCGCTCAAGCGATGCGCAATATCGCCCAACTCGCAGAACGTACCGCGCAACTGACTCAAACAACACAGGCGCAATCAGAATCGATGGGTAATTTGTCAGAACAACTACTCACGCGGATGCAATTCTTCCGTTTGCCAGAAGAAGCGATCGAGCAAGCTGAGATATCGCATACCTAG